AACTCCGTAAAAGACATTCCTTCGGCAGCTTCTGAAGACAATCGTTTCTTCACAGAATCTTTCGCCATCATATAGTTTACGGTAATATGCTTGCCCACATCACGAATGAAATCCAGAAAAGAAAAGTTCTTCATCCAGTCATAATTATTTACTAATTCAGCAGCATTGGCAGCATCTGAAGTAAAATCTAAAAAACGGGACAATTGTCCTTTTATAGCTTCTTGATTGTGACGCAAAGTAGCTTCATCCAATAAATTTCTCTCATTTGATTTTCCTGACGGATCACCAATCATTCCTGTCGCACCACCCACTAAAGCTAATGGTTTATGCCCGGATATTTGAAAATGCTTCAACAACATCACACCAACTAAATGGCCTATATGCAATGAATCTGCAGTTGGGTCAATCCCCACATATGCCACACGCATTTGCTCCATCAAGTGTTCTTCGGTGCCTGGCATAACGTCGTGGAGCATTCCTCTCCAAGTCACTTCTTCAATAAAATTCTTCATCTTTTCAATCAATTTGCGCAAAGATAGTAATTCGAAAAGCAATGACAATATCAATTTCAATGGCAATAGCAATAACAAGGACAAAAAATACAATAAAAACGTTGCTCCCTTGCGACTTCGGACCAAAATAGTATATTTACAAAATGGTTTTAGTAACAGGAGGAACAGGTTTAGTTGGCGCGCATGTATTGCTTCATTTAATTGAAAATGGAGAAACAGTCCGTGCCATTTATCGAACGCCTTCATCTGTCAAAAAAACCAAATCCCTTTTTTTACTGTACCAAAAAGAATCTTTATTTGATAAAATCCAATGGATTGAAGGTGATATTATGAATATTCCGTCTTTAGAAATTGCTTTCCAAGACATCGAATACGTATATCATTGCGCTGCTTTAATTTCTTTTGACCCAAAAGACGAAGATATAATCCGGAAAACGAATATTGAAGGGACTGCAAACATTGTGAATTTTTGCATTGCCAAAAACATCAAAAAACTTTGTTTTATCAGTTCAATTGCTGCTCTTGGCGACATTGCTCCACATGAAAAAATGATTTCTGAAACTACCGAATGGAATCCGGAAAAACCACATAGTGATTATGCGATTTCAAAATACGGAGCCGAAATGGAAATTTGGCGTGGACAACAAGAAGGATTACCTGTAATTATTATTAATCCGGGCGTTATTCTGGGCCCAGGTTTCCGGGAACAAGGAAGCGGTAAAATTTTTACGGAAGTTGCTAACGGATTGCGATTTTACACTCTGGGAATTACTGGATTTGTTGCCGTAACAGATGTCGTTCGAATAGCATTTGACTTAATGAAGAGTGAACTTGTAAACGAACGCTTTACTTTAGTTGCCGAAAACATGGTATTTAAAGACGTATTAGAAAGTATCGCAAAAAGTTTTAAAGTCAAAA
This region of Flavobacterium lacustre genomic DNA includes:
- a CDS encoding NAD-dependent epimerase/dehydratase family protein, with translation MVLVTGGTGLVGAHVLLHLIENGETVRAIYRTPSSVKKTKSLFLLYQKESLFDKIQWIEGDIMNIPSLEIAFQDIEYVYHCAALISFDPKDEDIIRKTNIEGTANIVNFCIAKNIKKLCFISSIAALGDIAPHEKMISETTEWNPEKPHSDYAISKYGAEMEIWRGQQEGLPVIIINPGVILGPGFREQGSGKIFTEVANGLRFYTLGITGFVAVTDVVRIAFDLMKSELVNERFTLVAENMVFKDVLESIAKSFKVKKPTLHASPFFMEVCWRIDWFLSNFLMQKRKLTQATAKSSYSKNLYSNEKIKTTLNTDFKDIKTYIQEISLL